The genomic region ctttttgcacTGTAGAAACCTATATAAGCCCATATCATACCTAAGTGAGCGGTCTATGTGGAGTACTATTTACTTCTTATTGCTCCCATATTgtgttcttgttctctctcattttgCACTGTGCTTCTAtagcaataaataaaatactgaatCTTGAAATTTGTTGATAAATCAGACCACTTGACGAAAGCtactgtaaatatgtaattattatttatcaCTTAGCCCATTCATGTCCAAAAataagtttaattttaagggaAAATGGTCCAGAAAATGGTCAACAACCATGGTGaacatctaccttcctgcaCAGTGTAGTTACAACCAAATTCTGCCACACAAGCTCCAGCTAATGATCTAACATGATAACATTTTGTACAGTAATAACTTTGACGACCCAGTCAGTACCCATTTGATGTTTTAAATTATGTGTAATATTCATACTTTTATTAACAATCAGATTTggtttctgtcattttcatgaAAATCAGCATAAAAAGTGGTCATCATGTGACTGAAATTAATATGATCAGTTAAGTGATGCTGTGTGTTCAGGCAAACTCAGAGAACatatggaccaaaagaaatgtaaatcagcaaaacaccaaGTTTCCAAAATTTCCAATCTGCatatttaaagtaattaaatcaTCAAGAGTCTGAACtgtttactgtggtggtgatagaaaccagacatctgaagcactTTATTCCTGTAAAAGCTACATCCCAGTAAGTTATTTTGTGAAAACATTATGTATGccctgcctgatgtctgaggcattgttttacaatagttttgagatacaCCTTTGgtttaaacttgttttttgGCTGAGAGGTTTGGCAGACTGCTCTAAGGCAAAAGAATTCccaagaaaaaatgtatttatttaccatAATTtctatcattatcaacattacatataaaagctcaggtTCAaaagtgtaggttcactggtcattctgactagaaaataaaatggctctatttgtgttgtagacattgtgactccaGGTTAAAGATCAccttcactgtaaagaaatcaatagGTTTTCTCCACAATGCACCAtttatatcaaaccactctgaataactgtttACATGTCAATGAAAAATCAGTATAttctaaaaatattattattaataatgaaaagGCAAACATTTGAATGGCAGTTTATGTGCTTACTGTTGTACACATCATCAGAGGCTTGTGAATTCCTCTTCTGTTGTAAATCTGTGCTGTTTGTCTGCTGAGTGGTCTACAATATCAGGTTAAGAAGAATATAGGGATGGTGGACAGCGACTTGATAGAGCTTTAGGAAGCCAGGTTGAGGATTTAAAGTGATGTCTGAAGCTGTCTTCATCATAGTAATCCTCTTCGACTACAGCAACGGTGTCCTTTGAAGACAAAATGTCTCTGAAGACAATGATGATGTCATAAGACTCCACTTAAATGTGTGTAATTAGTGTTGAATTTTACGGTGAGAGAAATATAGTGAACAGTGCAGCGCTGTTAATACTCCTGCGTGCTTGTACTTGTTCTGTTGCCTGCAGTAGAGTTGGATGGACCGTCTGATGTGGCTTCTCCAGCATGAGCCAAGTCCACAGATCGCtcagagggagaggaagaacTGGCTAATCTTAGTGTTGATGTTGCATCCGTGTTTGCTTCATTGGTAACATATGTGGACTCTATTGGAACAAAACTCTCAACAACATCCGTGTTTTGATACGGAGTGCTAGTGGTTATCTGCTTCATTAGCTTACCTGGGTGTGCTAACAGGGAGTTGGTACTGTTTTGCACTTCAATTGTGTTGGTTTCTGGTGACCTGGAGCTCTGTGGAGACACTGATGACACTCTGGGGACCTTAGTAGCTGGAAAAGCCTTGCTGGATTTTAATGTGCTGCTAAATCCTTCTTCTCTTGCCTGAAATGATGTCTGGAGATCCATGCTGGAAGCCTCAGTGGAGAGCAGTGGTCCAGTTGTGGCGTCTGAGTAAGGACTTGTGAGGTTTGAGGCAGTGTTTTCTGTCTTAGCCGGGTTAAGTATTCCTGAAGAATGAGAGTTTATCTCCACTGATGGAACGTCAGAGCCTGCAACAAATCCAAATGATGTTGTTCATCTATGGTATAATCAGATTTCACACGGACATTGGACTGACAATTGGACTGGGAcaacagttcagcaaaaaatcttgttccaaaatgtaatcaatcagccaagacgtgtttgtGTCTAATCTATCTGAAATGTGTCAACAATGCCTTATGTATCCTCTGATTTAGAGGAATACTTTGGTGAAAGATCAGATCTACTCAATTTCCCTCTAACCCCAAATGTacttgatcagccaagacatgttttgtgtctgaAGCTTGCTATTTCagttttgcgctggagctatgaggctaatatagctaacaattCATAAAAACTCACTCCACCAGTTAGCGTCATACACCTGTTTATCTAATTCATCACAAGTTTGGCATCTGTCATCTATAAAAACCAGACAAAAGTATTGTCTAGCAAAAAACTGTAGAAGCACCCAATGTGAAGCCTGACTTGTGTGcatgcttttgtccatttatatAGATCACAGAACACCACATATGGACAGAAGTCTGTTTGAGACTCAACAACTCCACCcagtttgaggtgtgtgtgattATTTGAGCGTGCAGTGTACATAATCCTAATTATaaatataagcttccattacttgagCAAATATTGACTCTCAAAGCAGACATCTTGACAAAAACCATTGTAAATAGACAACTGTCTTAGTCTTTAGCTCCTCATCTAAAGACTCAGGATCAAACTTTGGACACCTAACATCTTTGGAACGAAACATTTGGGATAAGGGgcaaattgtgtaaatttgatttggtCTTTTAACATGGGGCTCTACTGACCTGAGCAGGGTGATGTGTTCTCCATAGTCCAGAGCATTTTGTTATTTGTCTCCTTAAAAGTGAGCACAATGTCTATTCTGAAAAAAGACTGTTGGAGATTTGCATCCTCTTTATCAGTGCAGTTCTGAAAGAGAAAACACAATGATAGCTGTATCAATATGCAAAGGATGGCAGTGGAAACCTACTGGGTGAGGGAAATGATTGTTCACCTTTGTTTTTTGAATAAGGGTGGTGGGCACAATAAGCTGCACGAAGCTGCGGGTATCAGACCAGGTGAACATATCCGTCTGGTTGACAGACACGCTGCTGACTGTCAGGGTCTCGTTGTCATAGCCTCCTCTCTTGGTCAGACCCATGCGGCGTTTGTATATGTGTAGTACTGTGTCCTCAGACGAGTACTGAATCACTGAATCAGAGAAATGTGAAAAGTGAACAAAAGTTGTACAGATGTAGCcgtttgccagtttattaggtttCTCTGACCTGTGTGTACACtgattggccattttatcaggtacTGCTGTGCCTAATACACTAGAGCGCTGtggtcactgctgtgctgagaatggttcACCACTCAAATTATATCTGCCAGCTGTTTCAATAGCCATCACGACATGTCCTTATCCCCTATTCCTCGCAATTTCCACTTTGGGTAATTCTGACTCCATCTTAAGGGCTGTTCCATTGCTTTAGTAGCTCAGGTGAAGGGTCTTAGATGAGCCCTCAGAAGTGAACACAAAGGTTAATTTTTGCTGCTAAATTTGCCTAGAAATAATTATGATCTGATGCATTTCGCTTTCCAAATCAGCTGCAATCGGTAAATTTAagcctacaaagtgcacctaagTGGtatacctgataaaatggacaatgggcctcattcaccatccatttcttcttaaaacccacttatgcagttttcacaaagattctgacactGACCAGAGTTTTCTTATTTAGGATTTGTGTTCAGGTAATAATAGAAATtcagtttaagaacacgtcatgaatctgccGTAGaattttcttaggacctttctcaagagcaAATTTAAGAAAggcttaggaagatattggtgaatgaggtccaGTCAGTGTAGGTAGATGATATATATACCTAATAAATTGGTAACTCAGGATATATGTAATAGCTAAGCTGTACCCACCATTTGGGCAAGTAGCCTCCATGCTATAGGCATAATGTCCACTCACCAGCTTCAGAGGTAAAAACTGTCCCTCCGCCTGTAGTACCTGAAAAACATGCCGTGGTTTTTGTATGAAagattttgaacattttactcTGATGACCACAAGATGGCAGACTACACCTGCTGAACTGAAAGCTAACACCATCATGTAGCAGCACTATTAAGAGTCTGTTGttagcaacaaaaaaaatgaggaaacaACCATTTCAAGCTATTATTGGgtcagttattcagtattttccCTGACCTGTACAGGACTGAGAACTGCATTCCTCCTGCCTTGAACAGTAATGTATGGCTTCTGAATGTCAACATTGACTTGAATGAGACTAGCGTCTTCCAGCGCCACCACCAGGCTTCCTCTCAAAGCGAGAGACCAAGTGAGCTAAGAGGGAGAAATAACAGCATTATTAACAATCATGTTACCTGAATAAAACTCCCTTATGAATAAAACATACCATAACATCTTTTCCTCACAGATGGCTGTGCTTTGTTTCTTCTAATACATGACACACTGATCAATTTGTAATGGACATTACCTCATTGTTCCAGCTGTCCAGTGGGATCTGTCTGGTAACCTTTGAAAATGCAAGGTTGTACGCTTAAAATGAAGAGAAgcacacagagaaagaagaaagtccACGTTGTTTTGTACTGTTGCTAACAGCTCAGCTTTTAAAGGCCTACCTGTATGAAATCAGGGTCACACTGAATATGTTCTCTGTTGGGTGGTGCTGCCATCTCAGGACATTTCATTACATAATTCTGCATCCTGCCACCAAAACGGCTTATTCTCTTCATCAAATTCAGCACAATCACATAATGGCCATGCTGGGGAAAAAGCAGATTGGATGGTTTTGCAAATTCAGTGCATAACAATGTGAATCACTGTCATGAATCATATCCTCTCTGGTCTGAACACTGTACACTAAAATGACCTTTGCTATAATGATAAAGATGTAATTAGCCTTTACCTCTAACTGTACAAAGCATCCGCTGTACATGACTCTGAAGATGTAGTTTCTGTCAGGATCTTTATGGAGGCTAAACCCACAAGCAGACAGCTGATGGTTTAGGCTGCCCAGGGACATAAGAGTGACTAGAGAAGAGGCAGAAACAGTGCTTTGTTCATTCATAAGCCAAGAGTCAGTTTTGCACTGATGCTGTTTTCTATCTTAGGTGACTTTTTATGCACATTTCTCCAGGCTATTTCTCACCTTGAATCCGCAAAATTGTCGAAAGCCATAGCCTCAACCCCTCGATTTTCATCCTGTGGATCCATAGTTCCATGTATTCAGAGAAGCATTCCACGTCTCCCTCTGAAGCAAACAACAAAGATTACTGTATGTCTGTACTTTAAGCTTTTCCACTCACCTCTgcctatttttgttattttagtttagttCCCATCTGGTTCCTAATGTAGTAGCAAATGTCCCCACACAGTGATGCCTACCGCCACATTTTTCAAAGttcaaaaaacataaacatgtttaacagaaagctgcacagaagcctcaactactaaatataatatacatttgtTCAGTATTTAGGGTATCCACTCTTTTCCTTTATTAAAGCTTCCCTTCTTTCAGGAGagtcacgttttttttttttttgttttttttttttaaagaaatctacagggatgtttttccacacctccaaagttcagtcttagacgttggtgCACTTTCCGCTTCTCACCaaccaagtaatcccaaacacattcagtgatgtgatCTGGACTCTGGATGGTCAATCTATTTttctaagaacaccagcagtttctttattggatttgtacattttctttttgtcagtaagggcttcttgacagctacagaTCATTGCACACCCATAGTGTTAAGTTGTCTTACAGtggaatgatggacagaaatggctgtgggttttttttcagatctgaagcaagagtgaagcttgatgaaatgatgaatgctttaagtactgttttaaGTATTGTTAAGTACATTTTAGGCAGTCTAACTGATCTTGCACTGTTGTTGAGAGTcccactttctctttttctgaaaaCTCCTGTTTGTCCAGGATGAATAGCTTGCATgtactggctgttttgactagaaattaaatcaataaaagGTGATGTCCgacctttgcacagtgctgAATATCAGATAACAGCAGGTAAATAGAGAATGTCTTAAAGCCCCACTCCACCAAAGCTGTGGAGCAGATCTCaagcatttaattatttatagaCACTTCATAAAGACTTACCAGCAACAGCTGCAGGTGGGCTGTCAATCCAGTCTCGCTTATGAACCCGTAAAACACGGCCACTTGTAGGCAAAACAAAATACCTGTGTTtcaaaaagacagaaacaggCTATTTGGATCACATACTCATATGATCCTGCTAGTGTTTTGTTCAGGCTACAATCCATTCACAAAGCTTCCATTAAACTACTATGAGAGAGCCCACTTACAGTATGAAAATCCAGAGGTGCGTCAGGTTCATGGCAGCCATGTCAGTGTCTGATACTGGCAGCTGAGCTCTGCAAGACTTATAAACTGAAGCATCACCTGTGTTTGCCTACTTCAACTCACAGCTCAATGCAAGGAACATCATAAAAGCAGATCACAGGCTGAGGTACAAAGAGGCTGAGTAGAAAGGAGGGAGAGTAGGTGGCTTTGTTCATTAACATTGGTGGCTTTTTGCAtccacacacttctgcacattctgCTTCTCATTTAGTAAACACTGTGAGGCCTTTCATGTCAAAACTATTGTCTAGAAGCTTAAAAGCAACAAAAGTAATTGTTCCATGTAGTTAGAGGATCTGGCTGATGTCTAGATAACGAATACAGCTTTTGTCAGATACAGATTTAGGCCTAAAAGggatttttgaagaaaaaaaaatccagagaTAATAAAAAGTCGAAGATATGCCAAATATAATTTCTATCAGTGAAACAGATAAGCCATGGCAGCCAAATGTGGCTCAAGCTCTCTCAGGACAAACAGCTGATTGCTGAGGAATGTTTCTGCAGCTCTTTTAAACTGATGGAGCTGTTCAGATAAAAGGTGAAACATATTGGAGGTTATAGCTCATGCCTAATGGACTGAGCAATGGAGAGAAAGCATCCACTTTTTGTGCTACAGATAAAGGCAGAATAGTTGTACTGAGCACACAGTGTGTACATAAACAGAGGGAGCAGAAGTGGGCTTTGGTATGAGTTCCATATGCGTTCATTACTGTTTAGTGTATATAATGATTCTAATATGATGCCAATGCTGCACAAATCCatatatttcaaataatttATAGGGATCTGTAAAAATATTGAGAAATTTTAAAtttgtccagaatgatgaacataGTTTGAATAACACTAATAACCACAAATTTACAAATTTGAGaacttgatttatttatttattcatttactatCTTCTTGATGTTCCCAAAATGTTGCAATagtgaataaaacatcttaagtcaagtcaagaggcttttattgtcattccatttatgtacaagtacacagtggagtgaaattacgttcctccaggaacaacacggtgcaacaaggaacaaaaagtacaaagtgtgaaaatgcagacagtgtgcaaaacaataaatacgagtGGAATTCCTTCTGGTATATTACTTCCATAGTATAGTATTTCACGCTACACTGTATAAgatattagtaaataaaataagaaaaatatctttagagtattttcaaattctaactccaaattccaccattttttaaacatctgcataattcaattgttaagaccattaaaatcattcagtgttttgatatgaaactTTTTTTCAAAAGACTCTGatgatgactttgtttacaccgcGATTTAGCTGTGTAGAAATTTGGAAAGGTTCCTCtttaatgttttctgttgtCTTGGTAACAGCGATACACGGACGGCTTTTTACACCTCTCGCTTTCTCActtgcagtggtggacgaagtttgcaaatcatgtacttgagttaaagtagagatacccaaggtaaaatattactccagtaaaagtagaagtccttactctagacctcaacttgagtaaaagtacaaaagtatttgtcttcaaatgtacttaagtatctaatgtcctgttatcgtttttataacaagactcgtttcctgaactcattttaggtgaaaatcctgcagtgtctctcttggtaaaccagccttttaatagaacgtcattaattagtgacgctgatgtctattaaaatgatcagaagcacaaaacactgaaggtaaacagtttccatcaggtagaaccgagtggctctgaaatcacttttacaaacaagcaaagtttcagtttaagattactttgtaaattagtaaCAAGTTGAATAtgaacttgctttaaactcaggatcacacataggttttcctttactatattgagctgcaggtctctgttcataaacataaactaatgaaactaatttactataaaatgaaagtgtttgtatgaattcagaaaaaagaaacatgccagtcacgactgcatatgtgtacatatttctatattgtggtctatttacaggttagATTATTTCcatcattggtgttcttgctttgctcttcttttgttttgacatgttacatttttatacacacaaaaaccaaaaggaacgacagatttctcaaaatgtagtggagtaaaaagtaagatatttgactttgaaatgtagtggagtgaaagtaaaaagtcacccaaaatggaaatatttgagtgaagtacagatacacgaaaaaaactacttaagtacagaaactaattacatttacttagttactgtccaccactgctcacctgtatctatttattttataccAAAATGATCCCAAAAGTGAATAAAAGCACTGAGTACGTGTGAAGCGTTTTACTGTTTGATTTTACTCTTTCAACTCTCCGACTCCGGTGAGGTTTTAGGCCGCACTTTACAGCACAACATCAGGTAAACAGGCCCGCCTCGCCATCACAGTCTCACTACCCTGACTAGAACGCAGTCAACTACGCCGACATGTGATTGGACAACACATTTTCGCGCACACTACTGGAGCGCCGTAAAGCGATGGGTGGGCACATCGTAAGTTTTTTCGCttttgtaaaaatgaactgtCGGTCATGCACCACTGTTCGcattttaaataagtaaaaagtaGTGTCATCAAACATGTCATCAAAAACTCCACAGTCGCACGCCCTGCTTGGATTTTATTATTCCACTGGTGCACTCTCCCCCCCTTCTGTCTGGCCAGAAATTAGACCCTCCGAGTGATGACGCCATCGGTCCGACGAGAACGCTGCGGTAGCCATTTTGATGGAAGTTCGAGGttagaaaaaaacaagcagGCGGGTTTTTGTTGTGTATTTTCAGTTGTTTATCACTGACCGTGCGCTGTTTTGTAGCAGTTGAACACTTGTAAATTAATTATTCGTTGGTAATTTGACGAGCTTTCGCCTCCTGCCTCACTCCACTCGTGTAAAACCGTTGAAAAAAACAACCGCGCGGACGCCGCGGAGAGCTTCCTGCCATTCATTTGCCGTTAGCGGTGTAGCGCAGAGTGGATGGACGATAATTTAGGGCGAGAGCTTTATGGACAATAAACATACATCCCCCATATAATCGTAACCACAGGTACCTGTGTTTGATAGATAACGTACTGTTTGGTGCAGCGTGCGCGTTTTGAGCTCGAACTGTTGCCGTATTTGCTAGCTAGCAGTGCTAGCTGACTAAATAATTGAGCGAGCGCGGTGGCTAACCACCGCTAGCACAGAGCGAGCGGCCGCTGTGATATTCACCGTCCGAGTGAACTATGTCTGAGTGTTACATTCGCGTGGCTGAGGACGAGAATGAGGAGCCGATGGAAATCCCCTCGGAGGAAGACGGCACGGTGCTGTTGTCTACCGTAGCAGCGCAGTTCCCCGGAGCCTGCGGCCTGCGCTACCGAAGCCCCGTGTCCCAGTGCATGCGGGGGGTGCGCCTCGTTGAGGGCGTGCTGCACGCACCAGACTCGGACTGGGGCAACCTGGTCTACGTGGTCAATTATCCGAAAGGTAACCGATACACTTGTTAGTTGAACGTGTATTTCTGCTAAACATCAATGTTGGTTAACTAACAGTGTTGGGTTGCTACAAA from Pygocentrus nattereri isolate fPygNat1 chromosome 9, fPygNat1.pri, whole genome shotgun sequence harbors:
- the c9h1orf127 gene encoding uncharacterized protein C1orf127 homolog, translating into MAAMNLTHLWIFILYFVLPTSGRVLRVHKRDWIDSPPAAVAEGDVECFSEYMELWIHRMKIEGLRLWLSTILRIQVTLMSLGSLNHQLSACGFSLHKDPDRNYIFRVMYSGCFVQLEHGHYVIVLNLMKRISRFGGRMQNYVMKCPEMAAPPNREHIQCDPDFIQVTRQIPLDSWNNELTWSLALRGSLVVALEDASLIQVNVDIQKPYITVQGRRNAVLSPVQVLQAEGQFLPLKLVSGHYAYSMEATCPNVIQYSSEDTVLHIYKRRMGLTKRGGYDNETLTVSSVSVNQTDMFTWSDTRSFVQLIVPTTLIQKTKNCTDKEDANLQQSFFRIDIVLTFKETNNKMLWTMENTSPCSGSDVPSVEINSHSSGILNPAKTENTASNLTSPYSDATTGPLLSTEASSMDLQTSFQAREEGFSSTLKSSKAFPATKVPRVSSVSPQSSRSPETNTIEVQNSTNSLLAHPGKLMKQITTSTPYQNTDVVESFVPIESTYVTNEANTDATSTLRLASSSSPSERSVDLAHAGEATSDGPSNSTAGNRTSTSTQEY